In Candidatus Bathyarchaeia archaeon, the following are encoded in one genomic region:
- a CDS encoding ATP-binding cassette domain-containing protein, with protein MPPIIKIDNLTKKFGNITAVDHLNLEIEEGEILGLLGPNGAGKTTTILMLATVIRPTEGTATVGAYDIRKNPDKVRGLLGIVFQEPKMLWVSTPWDIVNWHAKVCGLSTEERKRRVKEVLEALDMWDHRHKNVHALSGGMRKRVELAKVLVQRPKIAIVDEPTAQIDVVGKHRIWNMLRQLREEGTTIILATNELYEADVLSDRVAIIHKGKLLVLDTPKKLKDNIPGGDVVDIQLEKETPPKIVEQLKKFKEVVNVLQVKPSNIRVYLNQVEEVVPRIMNLFMKQNMPITSIRMSEPSLDDVFAHYTGLTIEEAQKGGE; from the coding sequence GTGCCGCCAATAATCAAGATAGATAACCTCACCAAAAAATTCGGAAACATCACCGCAGTAGACCACTTAAACCTAGAAATCGAGGAAGGAGAAATCCTTGGACTCTTGGGACCCAACGGAGCAGGCAAAACCACAACAATTCTCATGCTTGCAACGGTTATACGTCCAACAGAAGGCACGGCGACAGTAGGCGCGTATGACATAAGAAAAAACCCAGACAAAGTTCGCGGATTACTAGGAATAGTGTTTCAAGAGCCAAAAATGCTCTGGGTCAGCACACCATGGGACATAGTAAATTGGCACGCAAAAGTCTGCGGATTGTCTACTGAAGAACGCAAACGCAGAGTCAAAGAAGTTCTAGAAGCCTTAGACATGTGGGACCACCGCCACAAAAACGTTCACGCGCTCTCCGGCGGAATGCGCAAAAGAGTCGAACTTGCCAAAGTTCTCGTTCAACGCCCCAAAATTGCAATTGTTGATGAACCAACAGCCCAAATCGACGTGGTAGGCAAACACCGCATATGGAACATGCTTCGCCAGTTACGCGAAGAAGGAACAACCATAATCCTCGCCACAAATGAACTCTACGAGGCAGATGTGCTATCAGACCGTGTGGCAATAATACACAAAGGCAAATTGCTCGTGCTTGACACACCCAAAAAACTAAAAGACAACATTCCAGGCGGCGACGTTGTAGACATACAACTTGAAAAGGAAACTCCGCCAAAAATTGTTGAACAGCTCAAGAAATTTAAGGAAGTCGTAAACGTTTTACAAGTTAAGCCTTCCAACATACGCGTCTATCTGAACCAAGTTGAGGAAGTCGTCCCAAGAATAATGAACCTATTCATGAAACAAAACATGCCAATAACATCCATCCGCATGAGCGAGCCAAGCCTCGACGACGTATTCGCACACTATACAGGCTTAACAATAGAAGAAGCCCAAAAAGGCGGAGAGTGA
- a CDS encoding amidohydrolase, with the protein MEKADILIRDCTILPMNKKEIIESGAMAIKDGKITFVGKSAAATSIKAEKEIDAKEKVAMPGLINCHTHLPMTLFRGIAEDQPLDIWLKETIWPLEAKLKASDVYAGALLGCLEMIKSGTTCFADMYFYEDMAAKAVEKSGLRGVLAQGIIESGHKLLGAITFRKSVSFAKKFHGYANGRVRTMLGPHAAYSCSLNLLKKIKEKSTELNVGVQIHLAESKAMFKEFEKKHGLSEVEFLDKIGFLNEKVVAAHCIDLSEKDMHILSERSVNVVNAPVANMKLGEGAAKVKDLMDLGVNVCLGTDGPASNNTLDMFETMKIAALLQKHTYRNPTVLPAYEVLKMATINGAKALGLTKEVGSIEVGKGADLILVDLSKPHLKPLHNIYASLVYATHGSDVDTVIVDGKILMENRQVKTFDEHAVIENAQKIGLGLVSR; encoded by the coding sequence TTGGAAAAAGCAGACATTCTAATCCGCGATTGCACCATTCTTCCAATGAACAAGAAAGAAATAATAGAAAGCGGCGCCATGGCCATAAAAGATGGAAAAATAACTTTTGTAGGCAAATCTGCAGCAGCAACTAGCATAAAAGCTGAAAAAGAGATAGACGCGAAAGAAAAAGTTGCCATGCCTGGACTAATTAACTGCCACACACACTTGCCAATGACACTTTTTCGCGGAATAGCTGAAGACCAACCGCTCGACATTTGGCTGAAAGAAACCATTTGGCCTTTAGAAGCTAAACTCAAAGCAAGCGATGTTTACGCTGGAGCTCTTCTCGGCTGCTTAGAAATGATTAAGAGCGGAACAACATGTTTCGCGGACATGTACTTTTACGAGGACATGGCTGCAAAGGCTGTGGAAAAAAGCGGACTGAGAGGCGTTTTAGCGCAAGGCATAATTGAATCTGGACATAAGCTTTTGGGCGCAATAACGTTTAGAAAAAGCGTGAGTTTTGCTAAGAAATTTCATGGATACGCCAATGGCCGCGTTAGAACTATGTTAGGTCCCCATGCGGCTTACAGTTGCAGCTTAAATTTGTTAAAAAAGATTAAGGAAAAATCTACAGAATTGAACGTAGGGGTACAAATACACTTGGCTGAGTCGAAGGCAATGTTTAAAGAGTTTGAGAAGAAGCATGGGCTAAGCGAGGTTGAGTTTCTAGATAAAATTGGCTTTTTGAATGAGAAAGTCGTGGCTGCACATTGCATAGACTTGTCAGAAAAAGACATGCACATTCTTTCTGAACGGAGTGTCAATGTAGTTAATGCTCCGGTGGCTAACATGAAACTTGGGGAAGGCGCAGCGAAAGTGAAGGACTTGATGGATTTAGGTGTGAACGTGTGTTTAGGAACCGATGGACCCGCTAGCAACAACACTCTTGACATGTTCGAAACTATGAAAATTGCAGCTTTGCTTCAGAAGCACACTTACAGAAACCCTACAGTTCTACCAGCCTACGAAGTTTTGAAAATGGCAACAATAAATGGAGCCAAAGCCTTGGGACTTACGAAAGAAGTGGGTTCTATTGAAGTTGGCAAGGGGGCAGATTTGATTTTGGTCGACCTTTCGAAGCCTCACCTTAAACCCTTACATAACATTTATGCAAGCCTCGTTTACGCTACACATGGAAGTGACGTAGACACTGTTATTGTTGATGGAAAAATTTTGATGGAAAATCGACAAGTAAAAACTTTCGACGAACATGCTGTAATAGAAAATGCTCAAAAGATAGGTTTGGGGTTAGTTTCACGATAA
- a CDS encoding PadR family transcriptional regulator, translating into MVNNSREVQTKLMKGLLDLIVLQFLSSQPMHGYQIITKIRRTFGVYFGPSTIYPLLGTLEKKGYVKSEWNMDNERPRKVYKLTTEGQNLLNFTEDSLNFICRKIGTPGLPKGELGEESNIQPALRPFLKKIEHSKSLI; encoded by the coding sequence ATGGTAAACAACTCACGAGAAGTCCAAACCAAATTAATGAAAGGACTCCTAGACCTAATTGTACTACAATTCCTAAGCTCACAGCCCATGCACGGCTACCAAATAATCACAAAAATCCGCAGAACCTTCGGCGTATACTTCGGACCAAGCACAATATACCCCTTACTAGGAACATTAGAAAAGAAAGGATACGTAAAAAGCGAATGGAACATGGACAACGAAAGACCAAGAAAAGTGTATAAGCTAACCACAGAAGGACAGAACCTACTGAACTTCACAGAAGACTCGCTTAACTTCATATGCAGAAAAATCGGCACGCCAGGACTGCCAAAAGGCGAACTTGGCGAAGAGAGCAATATCCAACCTGCACTGCGACCATTCCTAAAGAAAATCGAACACTCAAAATCGCTAATCTAA
- a CDS encoding PadR family transcriptional regulator: MTEDFRKEIVQRITKNLLDIQILKLIDREPMWGYRIKKQMEAEFGIKLRHGALYPLLNALEQKGFLTSQKQQQGGRTRKVYAIAKNGRRYVEAYNDVLKEQISG, translated from the coding sequence TTGACCGAAGACTTTAGAAAAGAAATTGTTCAACGCATAACCAAAAACCTGCTCGATATTCAAATACTCAAACTAATAGATAGAGAGCCAATGTGGGGCTACAGAATAAAAAAGCAAATGGAAGCTGAATTCGGCATAAAACTCAGACACGGCGCGTTATACCCACTGCTTAACGCTTTAGAACAAAAGGGTTTCTTAACAAGCCAAAAACAGCAACAGGGTGGAAGAACAAGAAAAGTCTATGCAATAGCTAAAAACGGAAGAAGATATGTAGAAGCGTATAATGACGTGTTGAAAGAACAAATATCCGGATAA
- a CDS encoding polyprenyl synthetase family protein: MVKKLGKIIVADLEKRSKKGLEFAKQIMQTERMEHPILREALEHYLTHWKDFTHPGLFSMACEAVGGNIDDAVSAQAAIAMMAAAFDIHDDIIDRSKAKHKIPTVYGKFGAEIALLLGNAFLIEGFKLFVDSTMLLPKEKGKEALDTLKRLMFEVGNGHAIEVGLKGRKKVAPDDYMKVIGMKAAGIELDMHFGALFGGGKDAEVEQLARLGRILGILVLLREEFIDVFEIEELRQRIVVHDLPVPLLFAMQDPEAKGKVNTVISKPKISQNDVNELVECTLEATPVVKLKKKMQALIEEGSKFAKCLPNPKLRSQLQTFLSFMLEDL; this comes from the coding sequence ATGGTAAAGAAATTAGGCAAAATTATAGTTGCCGACTTAGAGAAGCGAAGCAAAAAAGGACTTGAATTTGCAAAACAAATAATGCAAACAGAGAGAATGGAGCATCCCATACTACGTGAAGCGCTTGAGCACTACCTTACACATTGGAAAGACTTTACGCATCCAGGCTTGTTCTCGATGGCATGTGAAGCGGTGGGAGGCAACATTGATGATGCTGTGTCGGCGCAAGCGGCGATAGCTATGATGGCCGCGGCATTTGACATACACGACGACATTATAGACAGATCCAAAGCTAAGCATAAGATACCAACTGTTTATGGAAAGTTTGGCGCTGAAATTGCTCTTCTTCTTGGCAATGCGTTCCTAATAGAAGGTTTCAAACTTTTTGTTGATTCAACGATGTTGTTGCCAAAAGAAAAAGGAAAAGAAGCGCTTGATACGCTTAAGAGATTAATGTTTGAAGTTGGCAATGGACACGCCATTGAGGTTGGCTTAAAAGGAAGAAAAAAGGTTGCGCCAGATGATTATATGAAGGTTATCGGAATGAAGGCTGCGGGAATCGAGTTGGATATGCATTTTGGGGCTTTGTTTGGCGGTGGAAAGGATGCGGAAGTTGAGCAGTTAGCTAGACTAGGAAGAATTCTTGGAATATTAGTTTTGCTTCGGGAAGAGTTCATAGATGTTTTTGAAATCGAGGAGCTTCGCCAACGAATCGTCGTACATGATCTGCCTGTGCCACTCTTATTTGCAATGCAAGATCCGGAGGCAAAGGGAAAAGTTAATACGGTTATTTCAAAACCGAAGATATCGCAGAACGATGTTAATGAATTGGTTGAGTGTACTCTTGAAGCGACGCCTGTTGTGAAGCTTAAGAAGAAAATGCAAGCTTTAATAGAAGAAGGGTCTAAATTTGCTAAGTGCTTACCTAATCCAAAACTAAGAAGTCAGCTTCAGACTTTTTTGTCTTTTATGCTTGAAGACTTATAA
- a CDS encoding TIGR04084 family radical SAM/SPASM domain-containing protein translates to MILTNECNLECRYCFGEAVEDVVDDFSGFEVDYHLPKKMSYDVDVLKSFCEKDPDCVLTFYGGEPLLCVDNIKRIMDCVKAKYFMVQTNGLLLDRLGSSYVNRFHTILVSIDGDEALTDFYRGKGVFRKVIENLRLIKRNGFGGELIARMTVMEQTDIYEQVRWLVDNAEFPFSSVHWQLNAGFWSSDFARRNFQKWSEESYNPGVRMLVKFWVDHMEKAGRVLRLYPFLGVAHSFLFDEKASLLRCGGGWINYAVQTDGFIVPCPTMWGMKNYYLGHISSAEPLKLPRVFVGEPCTKCEIYGVCGGRCLYANVTKRWNSEAYRLVCGTVKNLVDAITDEMPRIKGLIENGSVSLKDFEFMKYNGCEIIP, encoded by the coding sequence GTGATATTAACGAATGAGTGTAATCTCGAGTGTAGGTACTGTTTTGGTGAGGCGGTTGAGGATGTCGTTGACGATTTTTCTGGGTTTGAGGTTGACTATCATTTGCCGAAAAAGATGAGTTATGATGTGGATGTTTTGAAGAGTTTTTGTGAGAAGGACCCTGATTGCGTTTTGACTTTTTATGGTGGAGAACCACTGTTATGCGTTGATAATATTAAGCGGATTATGGATTGTGTGAAGGCTAAGTATTTTATGGTTCAGACGAACGGTTTGCTTTTGGATAGGCTGGGGTCTTCTTATGTTAATCGTTTTCACACTATTCTTGTTTCGATAGATGGCGACGAAGCCTTAACGGATTTTTACAGGGGAAAGGGCGTTTTTCGGAAAGTTATTGAAAATTTGCGGCTGATTAAGCGGAATGGTTTTGGGGGTGAGTTGATTGCGCGTATGACGGTTATGGAGCAGACGGACATTTATGAGCAGGTTAGGTGGCTTGTGGATAATGCTGAGTTTCCGTTTTCTTCTGTGCATTGGCAATTAAACGCGGGTTTCTGGAGCAGCGATTTTGCGCGGAGAAACTTTCAGAAATGGAGCGAAGAAAGCTATAATCCTGGGGTTCGTATGCTTGTTAAGTTTTGGGTTGATCACATGGAGAAGGCTGGACGTGTTTTGCGGCTTTATCCTTTTTTGGGCGTTGCGCATTCGTTTTTGTTTGATGAAAAGGCGAGTTTGTTGCGTTGTGGTGGAGGATGGATTAACTATGCGGTTCAGACGGATGGGTTTATTGTTCCTTGTCCGACGATGTGGGGAATGAAAAACTACTATTTAGGGCATATTAGCAGTGCGGAGCCTTTGAAGTTGCCGCGGGTTTTTGTTGGTGAACCATGCACCAAATGTGAGATTTACGGGGTTTGTGGAGGTCGTTGTTTGTATGCGAATGTTACGAAAAGGTGGAATAGTGAAGCTTACCGTTTAGTGTGCGGCACTGTGAAGAATTTGGTGGACGCAATAACTGATGAAATGCCAAGAATTAAAGGGCTTATTGAAAATGGAAGCGTAAGCCTAAAAGACTTCGAATTCATGAAATACAACGGATGCGAAATAATCCCATAG
- the mgtA gene encoding magnesium-translocating P-type ATPase, with protein MMKNQNVERLSVSQVSSWALPNTEELLSLPIDELLARLNTSMSGLSSEEVEERLRTYGYNELAKRKKRTAIINFLSHFRSPLIIILLIAGLIAGFLGEIINVAIIFSIVFVSVILDFYQESKAEKAAEALKEKVTTTATVLRDGAKQEVRLSEIVPGDIIYLSAGDIVPADARVIAAKDLFLNQSALTGESFPVEKTSTPIKAKGTAPTEWNNCLFMGTSVVSGTATTVVLKTGSHTEYGKIAKRLVEKEPETEFERGIKGFGFLIMQVTFLLVMFVFFINALYKRDVLESLLFAVALAVGLTPELLPMIITVNLSKGALAMSKKGVIVKRLAAIENFGSMNVLCTDKTGTLTENKIKLVLHVDMEGNDDEKVLLYSFLNSYHQTGLKSPLDEAILGYKDIDVKDYQKIDEVPFDFIRRRVSVVVEYEKQRYFIAKGAPEEIIKVCSYCEHGGMISDLTDEFRRKIDQKYYDLSVEGFRVLAVSYKKLKEEKPVYSVNDESDMVFLGFVAFLDPPKETARESLQLLSKAGVELKILTGDNELVTRKACAHLDFEIKGVVLGSEIAQMHDDALSRVVEEANVFARVTPAQKDRIINALKNNGHVVGFLGDGINDAPSMKTADIGISVNNAVDVAKESADIILLQNDLRILDEGVLEGRKTFGNTMKYVMMGVSSNFGNMFSVAGASLFLPFLPMLPIQILLNNLLYDFSQSTITTDNVDPEYVEKPKRWDISFIRRFMIFLGPVSSIFDFLTFFIMLLVFNATEPLFQTAWFLESLCTQTFVIFVIRTRRTPFYKSKPSRLLLLSSLSIVGFALILPFTPLGELFHFVQPPFTFFLVLAALIGAYLVLTETVKKWFYKRYAYRLEQVLIPARRAGLYFSKTARLVQDMVAIICLRAEDEISIDSLLADLTRGVSYPFDMDQVGHNIQHLRRAGLISINWRQRTIKREKPMKDYITKQVMTSQFWPKIAEDWRKISDIIQEKYKKVNTEYQNLLSS; from the coding sequence ATGATGAAGAATCAAAACGTAGAGAGGTTAAGTGTAAGCCAAGTTTCGAGCTGGGCTCTGCCAAACACCGAAGAGCTTCTAAGTCTACCAATTGATGAGCTTCTTGCTCGTTTAAACACTTCCATGTCTGGACTCTCTTCAGAAGAAGTGGAAGAACGCCTAAGAACATATGGTTACAACGAACTTGCCAAAAGAAAGAAGAGAACAGCTATTATCAATTTTCTTTCTCACTTCCGTAGTCCTTTGATAATTATATTATTGATTGCAGGGTTAATTGCGGGTTTTCTTGGAGAGATTATAAACGTTGCAATTATATTTTCTATTGTTTTCGTGAGCGTTATACTTGACTTTTACCAAGAATCAAAAGCCGAAAAAGCTGCAGAAGCGCTGAAGGAAAAAGTAACCACAACTGCGACGGTTCTCAGAGACGGCGCCAAACAAGAAGTGAGACTTTCCGAGATTGTTCCAGGCGATATCATATATCTTTCGGCTGGAGACATTGTGCCTGCAGATGCACGAGTCATCGCTGCAAAAGACCTATTCTTGAATCAGTCAGCGTTAACGGGAGAATCATTTCCAGTAGAAAAAACATCTACACCAATAAAGGCAAAGGGAACAGCGCCCACAGAATGGAATAACTGCCTTTTTATGGGGACTTCAGTTGTAAGTGGGACAGCAACAACTGTTGTGCTGAAAACTGGGAGTCACACAGAATATGGAAAAATCGCTAAAAGACTTGTCGAAAAAGAACCTGAAACAGAATTTGAAAGGGGAATCAAGGGTTTTGGTTTTCTAATAATGCAAGTCACCTTCCTTCTGGTGATGTTTGTTTTTTTCATAAACGCACTTTACAAGCGTGACGTTTTGGAGTCCCTCCTTTTTGCTGTGGCCTTGGCTGTTGGCTTGACGCCTGAACTTCTACCGATGATTATCACCGTAAACCTTTCCAAAGGAGCTCTTGCAATGTCTAAGAAAGGCGTTATCGTAAAGCGCCTAGCGGCTATCGAGAATTTCGGAAGCATGAATGTTTTATGTACCGATAAGACAGGTACGCTCACAGAGAACAAGATAAAGCTTGTATTGCATGTGGATATGGAAGGAAATGATGATGAAAAGGTGCTGTTGTACTCATTTCTGAACAGCTATCACCAGACAGGATTGAAAAGTCCACTCGATGAGGCTATACTTGGATATAAAGACATCGATGTGAAAGATTACCAGAAAATCGATGAAGTTCCATTCGATTTCATAAGAAGGCGAGTTTCTGTCGTTGTTGAGTATGAAAAACAGCGATATTTTATTGCTAAAGGAGCCCCTGAGGAGATAATCAAAGTATGTTCTTACTGTGAACATGGCGGCATGATTTCTGATTTAACAGACGAATTTCGCAGAAAAATTGATCAGAAATACTATGATTTGAGTGTTGAAGGGTTCAGAGTCTTAGCAGTTTCCTACAAGAAACTCAAGGAAGAGAAACCCGTATACTCTGTGAATGATGAGAGCGATATGGTGTTTTTAGGTTTTGTGGCGTTTCTTGACCCGCCTAAAGAAACAGCGCGGGAATCCTTGCAGTTATTAAGCAAGGCGGGAGTAGAACTAAAAATCCTCACCGGCGACAATGAATTAGTTACAAGGAAAGCATGTGCGCACTTAGATTTTGAAATCAAAGGAGTTGTCCTTGGAAGTGAAATTGCTCAGATGCATGATGATGCACTTTCTAGGGTTGTTGAAGAAGCAAACGTTTTTGCGAGAGTGACACCAGCCCAAAAAGACAGAATAATTAATGCTTTAAAAAACAACGGACATGTGGTTGGCTTTTTAGGAGACGGAATCAACGACGCGCCTTCAATGAAGACCGCAGACATTGGCATATCAGTAAATAACGCTGTGGACGTAGCCAAGGAATCTGCTGACATTATACTGCTGCAGAATGACCTGAGAATTCTTGATGAAGGCGTTTTAGAAGGGCGAAAAACTTTCGGCAACACTATGAAATACGTCATGATGGGAGTTAGTTCAAACTTCGGCAACATGTTCAGCGTCGCCGGAGCATCCCTTTTTCTGCCATTCTTGCCCATGCTTCCGATACAAATACTCTTAAACAATCTACTCTACGATTTCTCCCAGTCCACCATAACCACCGACAATGTAGATCCAGAATATGTTGAAAAACCCAAACGATGGGACATTTCCTTCATAAGGAGATTTATGATATTCTTAGGACCGGTAAGCTCCATTTTTGACTTCCTAACATTCTTTATAATGCTACTTGTTTTCAACGCAACTGAGCCTCTGTTTCAAACAGCATGGTTTCTCGAGTCTTTATGTACACAAACCTTTGTCATATTTGTCATAAGAACAAGAAGAACGCCTTTCTACAAGAGCAAACCAAGCAGACTTTTACTTTTAAGCAGCCTAAGCATCGTTGGCTTTGCATTGATACTGCCATTCACGCCTTTAGGCGAATTATTCCATTTTGTGCAACCACCGTTCACGTTTTTCCTAGTCTTAGCGGCATTGATTGGCGCTTACTTAGTGTTAACTGAAACCGTCAAAAAGTGGTTCTATAAACGATATGCTTACCGCTTGGAGCAAGTTTTGATTCCGGCAAGACGAGCTGGACTTTACTTCAGCAAGACCGCAAGACTTGTTCAGGATATGGTGGCCATAATCTGCTTGCGTGCTGAAGACGAGATTTCCATCGATTCCTTATTAGCTGATCTAACACGAGGCGTAAGCTATCCTTTCGACATGGACCAAGTAGGCCATAACATTCAACATCTAAGACGTGCAGGGCTCATTAGTATTAATTGGCGTCAAAGGACAATAAAACGAGAAAAGCCTATGAAAGACTATATAACGAAACAGGTGATGACAAGCCAATTTTGGCCAAAAATAGCTGAAGATTGGCGAAAAATCAGCGACATCATTCAAGAGAAATACAAGAAAGTGAATACAGAATATCAGAACCTTTTATCTTCATAA
- a CDS encoding MazG nucleotide pyrophosphohydrolase domain-containing protein, with protein MNGLSVTLRDAQHLCWKNFRKINDKLDPERGKNWTPFVMVTDLLEEAGEVAAVVKGLEGYKPPEKPKTKEMLATELSDLLYIIFVLAEHYGIELEEAFLQTVNDYMLRFIK; from the coding sequence GTGAACGGCTTGTCTGTAACCCTACGCGACGCCCAGCATCTTTGTTGGAAAAACTTCCGCAAAATTAACGATAAACTCGACCCAGAACGAGGCAAAAACTGGACACCCTTTGTAATGGTCACTGATTTACTGGAAGAAGCAGGCGAAGTAGCCGCTGTAGTTAAGGGTTTAGAAGGTTATAAGCCGCCGGAAAAGCCGAAGACTAAAGAAATGCTTGCCACGGAGCTTTCTGATTTGTTATACATTATTTTTGTTCTTGCTGAGCATTACGGCATCGAACTGGAAGAAGCTTTTCTGCAAACAGTGAACGATTACATGTTACGCTTCATTAAATAG
- a CDS encoding arsenate reductase ArsC, producing the protein MKKVLFVCVENAGRSQMAEAFAHHYGKGKIEAVSAGTMPSKEVNQVVVQAMREKGIDISRNKPKLLSTKMVQEADMIIVMGCGAEGICPAPLLNKVTDWELEDPKGKPIEKVREIRDEIERRVKKLVLKLSEA; encoded by the coding sequence GTGAAAAAAGTTCTTTTCGTTTGTGTTGAGAATGCCGGCAGAAGCCAAATGGCTGAAGCCTTTGCGCATCATTATGGAAAAGGCAAAATTGAGGCAGTAAGTGCGGGAACAATGCCTTCTAAAGAGGTTAACCAGGTTGTTGTTCAAGCCATGCGTGAAAAGGGAATTGACATATCACGAAACAAGCCGAAACTTCTTAGCACAAAAATGGTTCAAGAAGCAGATATGATAATTGTTATGGGATGCGGTGCCGAAGGTATATGTCCAGCGCCACTGCTGAACAAGGTAACTGATTGGGAGCTTGAAGACCCGAAAGGAAAGCCTATAGAGAAAGTTCGTGAAATCAGAGACGAGATTGAAAGAAGAGTTAAAAAGCTTGTCTTGAAGCTTTCTGAAGCTTAG
- a CDS encoding permease, with the protein MDEKTVRSIRTAILLLFVFTVIGLLIYSRIMAYSLAPTMKPADFHGLAIWEIPIAYLIDYFSHGWICLLFAFVAAGLVYEFVPKEAITKYMGSGKVAGYGLALGMAPFLTVCSCTMVPLFAGVLFAGAGIGPAITFLLMAPAANILSILLTGELISWELAGVRIIASVVVALTAGIIMSKTPWGKAIEKEHQLNAPTGKASVEVVKLPLDERLWASLKFAAYLAKQILPFFIAGLIVVGYVEAYLPEDIVGTYLTGVTGVFLASVIGGPLYTPTLVEIVLGRGMYALGMSKGALLSWLMGQPYDVANALAVSRIAKWKVVLTYILIAWAGSVIFGLLYGFLSGSL; encoded by the coding sequence ATGGACGAAAAAACAGTCAGAAGTATTCGAACAGCAATACTCTTGCTTTTTGTATTTACAGTCATCGGCTTACTAATCTACAGTCGTATAATGGCTTATTCGCTTGCGCCAACGATGAAGCCAGCTGATTTTCACGGTCTAGCCATATGGGAAATCCCGATTGCATATCTTATCGACTACTTCAGCCACGGATGGATATGTCTTCTGTTCGCGTTTGTTGCAGCTGGGCTGGTTTACGAGTTTGTGCCGAAAGAGGCAATAACAAAATATATGGGCAGCGGGAAGGTCGCGGGGTATGGGCTTGCTCTTGGAATGGCGCCTTTCTTGACCGTTTGTTCATGCACGATGGTTCCGTTGTTTGCGGGTGTGCTCTTCGCTGGAGCAGGAATCGGTCCGGCCATCACCTTTCTGCTTATGGCTCCAGCTGCTAACATATTGAGTATTCTATTAACTGGAGAGTTAATATCTTGGGAACTTGCTGGAGTGCGCATAATAGCGTCGGTTGTTGTTGCTTTAACTGCAGGCATAATAATGTCGAAGACTCCGTGGGGAAAGGCAATAGAAAAGGAACATCAACTAAACGCTCCGACTGGCAAAGCATCAGTCGAAGTAGTTAAGCTGCCATTAGATGAAAGACTTTGGGCATCATTAAAATTTGCGGCGTATTTGGCAAAGCAAATTTTGCCCTTCTTTATCGCGGGCTTAATTGTGGTTGGTTACGTGGAAGCTTACCTGCCCGAAGACATAGTTGGCACTTATCTGACAGGCGTAACGGGCGTGTTTCTTGCATCCGTTATTGGCGGACCATTATATACGCCAACATTGGTCGAAATTGTTCTTGGAAGAGGAATGTACGCTTTGGGCATGTCAAAAGGTGCGTTGCTTAGTTGGCTTATGGGACAGCCATATGATGTTGCAAATGCTTTGGCTGTTTCGCGAATAGCCAAGTGGAAAGTTGTTTTAACATACATACTTATTGCTTGGGCTGGCAGTGTAATATTCGGGTTGTTATATGGCTTTTTAAGTGGGTCGCTGTAG
- a CDS encoding thioredoxin family protein has product MKEVKVEVIGPEPPCMRCQAAKKVVEKAAEKLKQSEIKVEIKKANIMSKEIVGKYGVLVSPAIAINNTVKIMGRIPKEDEIEKLIRETAK; this is encoded by the coding sequence ATGAAGGAAGTAAAAGTGGAAGTTATCGGACCTGAACCGCCGTGCATGCGGTGTCAAGCGGCAAAGAAGGTAGTGGAAAAAGCTGCTGAAAAACTAAAGCAGTCGGAAATTAAAGTGGAGATTAAAAAGGCTAACATAATGTCAAAAGAAATAGTGGGCAAATATGGCGTTCTGGTTTCTCCAGCCATAGCCATAAACAACACTGTAAAAATTATGGGAAGAATTCCAAAAGAAGATGAAATTGAAAAATTGATAAGAGAAACCGCAAAGTAG
- a CDS encoding metalloregulator ArsR/SmtB family transcription factor, whose translation MDFALNMHPQTKNTNKFKAKIFNALADPIRLEILECLRNGERCVCEIIPHLGIAQPLVSRHLAILKNCGLVTHRKKGNRRFYSVTDPEVFHIIDAITADLVDALSKRVIEQIV comes from the coding sequence ATGGACTTTGCTTTAAACATGCATCCCCAAACAAAAAACACAAACAAGTTCAAGGCTAAAATTTTCAATGCACTCGCTGACCCAATTAGGCTTGAGATTCTGGAGTGCTTACGCAATGGCGAGAGATGTGTGTGCGAAATTATTCCACACTTGGGAATTGCGCAACCTCTTGTTTCCCGACATTTGGCAATCCTGAAAAATTGCGGACTTGTAACGCATAGAAAGAAGGGAAACCGAAGGTTTTATTCAGTTACTGACCCAGAAGTTTTTCATATAATTGACGCTATTACCGCAGACTTGGTGGATGCGCTTTCGAAACGTGTTATTGAACAGATAGTTTAG